A region of Malaciobacter marinus DNA encodes the following proteins:
- a CDS encoding RDD family protein yields the protein MSELNNSNLELASLRSRALAFVIDDLLITFLIVIVFWDTIVTTTNDPAVVLAIMNQFLWPVLFVKFIYHSFFVWYYGATVGKIIVKIKVIDYNHLGRVSLLNSMFRSAGRILSEMFFYIGFLLGFFSEGRQTFHDKIGRTLIIDV from the coding sequence ATGAGTGAATTAAATAATTCAAATTTAGAATTAGCTTCTTTAAGATCTAGAGCATTAGCTTTTGTTATTGATGATTTACTAATTACTTTTCTTATTGTTATCGTATTTTGGGATACTATTGTAACAACTACTAATGATCCTGCTGTTGTTTTAGCAATTATGAATCAATTTCTTTGGCCAGTTTTATTTGTAAAGTTTATTTACCACTCTTTTTTTGTTTGGTATTATGGTGCAACTGTTGGGAAGATTATAGTTAAGATTAAAGTAATAGACTATAATCATTTAGGAAGAGTATCTTTGCTTAATTCTATGTTTAGATCAGCAGGGCGAATATTAAGTGAAATGTTCTTTTACATAGGATTTTTGTTAGGTTTTTTTAGTGAAGGTAGACAAACATTTCATGATAAAATTGGTAGGACACTAATAATTGATGTTTAA
- the purD gene encoding phosphoribosylamine--glycine ligase, which yields MNILILGSGGREYSIGLSIYKEEKHNLFFMPGNGATEDLGKNINIKDYNELAFWAKENNIDLTIVGPEAPLVDGVVDIFKKENLTIFGPSKAAAMLEGSKVYMKNILKKYNIPTAAFLETNNENEAHDFIDTMNEPIVVKADGLCAGKGVIIAQSKDEAKKAASDMLSGDSFGDAGTNVVIEEFLDGYELSIFAICDGENYKILPAAQDHKRIGDGDTGPNTGGMGAYAPTPLVNEDIYKKVEERVVKPTLDGMKNEGAPFEGVLFIGVMVVKGEPIILEYNVRFGDPECEILMPLLETPVSELFYKGATKDLNSLDIKIKDEFSVGVVMASGNYPYSSSAPAEIIIDNIVDEDILNNTHISFAGVAKQDDKLMATGGRVLVCVGFGKTIKQARDRAYLLCGQVHFAGKKCRTDIAYQALK from the coding sequence GTGAATATATTAATTCTTGGGAGTGGTGGAAGAGAGTATTCCATAGGTCTTAGTATCTACAAAGAAGAAAAACATAACTTATTTTTTATGCCAGGAAATGGTGCTACTGAAGATTTAGGTAAGAATATTAATATAAAAGATTATAATGAGTTGGCTTTTTGGGCGAAAGAAAATAACATTGATTTAACAATTGTAGGTCCCGAGGCTCCATTGGTTGATGGTGTAGTTGATATATTTAAAAAAGAAAATTTAACTATTTTTGGGCCAAGTAAAGCTGCAGCTATGCTTGAGGGTTCAAAAGTTTATATGAAAAATATACTAAAAAAATATAATATTCCAACAGCTGCTTTTCTAGAAACAAATAACGAAAATGAAGCTCATGATTTTATTGATACTATGAATGAACCAATAGTTGTAAAAGCAGATGGTTTATGTGCAGGTAAAGGTGTAATTATTGCTCAATCAAAAGATGAAGCAAAAAAAGCAGCCTCTGACATGCTAAGTGGAGACTCTTTTGGCGATGCAGGTACAAATGTTGTTATTGAAGAGTTTTTAGATGGATATGAACTATCTATTTTTGCAATTTGTGATGGTGAAAATTATAAAATATTACCAGCAGCTCAAGATCATAAAAGAATAGGCGATGGTGATACTGGCCCTAACACAGGTGGAATGGGTGCTTATGCTCCAACACCACTTGTTAATGAAGATATCTATAAAAAAGTTGAAGAAAGAGTAGTAAAGCCTACACTTGATGGTATGAAAAATGAAGGAGCACCTTTTGAAGGTGTTCTTTTTATTGGTGTGATGGTAGTAAAAGGTGAACCAATTATTTTAGAATATAATGTTAGATTTGGCGATCCTGAGTGCGAAATATTAATGCCTTTACTTGAAACACCTGTTTCTGAACTTTTTTATAAAGGTGCAACTAAAGATTTAAATTCATTAGATATAAAAATTAAAGACGAATTTAGTGTTGGTGTTGTTATGGCAAGTGGAAATTATCCATACTCAAGTAGTGCACCAGCAGAAATAATTATTGATAATATAGTAGATGAAGATATACTTAATAATACTCATATCTCATTTGCAGGTGTGGCAAAACAAGATGACAAGCTAATGGCAACGGGTGGAAGAGTTTTAGTTTGTGTAGGCTTTGGAAAAACAATTAAACAAGCAAGAGATAGAGCTTATTTATTATGTGGACAAGTTCATTTTGCCGGTAAGAAATGTAGAACTGATATTGCATATCAAGCTTTGAAGTAG
- a CDS encoding uroporphyrinogen-III synthase translates to MKKIYLLNNLSFNNIENLEVFKIRYIKKDIDFSKYDAIIFTSKNAVYSIDSFSSDWKKIPCYAIAPKTAKIIESLNGKVEYIGKSGHGNDYAKELINHLENKKTLYLRASKTVSNLISILKENKINIDDEIIYETICNDELKKRDFELNSIFIFTSPSSVECFFKKFNWHDSFTAIVIGNTTAKFLPNEVDFFVSSSTSVEECVKLAQKL, encoded by the coding sequence ATGAAAAAAATATATTTGCTAAATAATCTTTCTTTTAATAATATTGAAAATTTAGAGGTTTTTAAAATAAGATATATAAAAAAAGATATTGATTTTAGCAAATATGATGCAATTATTTTTACTTCAAAAAATGCTGTTTACTCAATAGATTCTTTTTCAAGTGATTGGAAAAAGATTCCTTGTTATGCAATTGCACCCAAAACAGCAAAGATTATTGAAAGCTTAAATGGAAAAGTTGAGTATATAGGTAAAAGTGGCCATGGAAATGATTATGCAAAAGAGTTAATTAATCATTTAGAAAATAAAAAAACTTTATATTTAAGAGCTTCAAAAACTGTATCTAATCTTATTTCGATTTTAAAAGAAAATAAGATAAATATTGATGATGAGATTATATATGAAACTATTTGTAATGATGAACTAAAAAAAAGAGATTTTGAATTAAACTCTATTTTTATTTTCACATCACCATCAAGTGTAGAGTGTTTTTTTAAAAAATTCAATTGGCATGATAGCTTTACTGCTATCGTAATTGGAAATACTACAGCTAAGTTTTTACCAAATGAAGTTGATTTTTTTGTAAGCTCATCTACGAGTGTTGAAGAGTGTGTAAAACTTGCTCAGAAACTTTAG